In one window of Armatimonadota bacterium DNA:
- a CDS encoding 4Fe-4S dicluster domain-containing protein, whose protein sequence is MVVRTDTPEVLEARKVIVELLLARCPQVEKLRELADQLGVGKPRFEPDKDDEKCILCGLCVRACQEVVGVSAINFLNRGPDRIVTTPYDMPSDVCIACGACAQVCPTGAIRLDGEDVLRHRELDLGPPKAIHVPFAQAVPNAPIIDTQSCIHAKTGFCKVCDKFCEPGAINHDMEDESEEIEVGSIILATGFEPFDCSALLQYGYGRLPNVITGLEFELMSNAGGPTGGKILTEDGKAPASVGILHCIGSRDENYNEYCSRVCCMYAMKFAHLVREKTHGDVYEFYIDLRAFGKGYEEFYKRCLREDVIFIRGKGAEVTDVCETPEERGKLVIICEDTLLGEVRRIPVDMVILATGLVPRKDAAEVGRRFSVGRSKDGFFLEQHPKLAPISTASDGIFLAGACQGPKDIPDSVAQGAAAAGAALSLSGAGVIHLEPITSAIDDKVCGGCKICISVCPYGAITFDDENKVSVVTEALCKGCGSCASGCPSGAARQRHFADNQILAEIAGALMEGT, encoded by the coding sequence ATGGTGGTCAGAACGGATACTCCGGAGGTGCTGGAAGCACGGAAGGTGATAGTTGAGCTTCTGCTCGCCAGGTGCCCACAGGTGGAGAAACTCAGGGAGCTTGCGGATCAGCTCGGTGTGGGCAAGCCTCGATTCGAGCCGGACAAGGACGACGAGAAGTGCATCCTGTGCGGATTGTGCGTGCGCGCATGCCAGGAGGTCGTGGGCGTGAGCGCAATCAACTTCCTCAATCGAGGGCCCGACCGCATCGTGACCACGCCGTATGACATGCCGTCGGATGTGTGTATAGCATGCGGCGCGTGTGCGCAGGTGTGTCCGACGGGGGCCATTAGACTGGACGGTGAGGACGTTCTGCGGCACCGCGAACTCGACCTCGGGCCACCGAAGGCCATCCATGTCCCCTTCGCGCAGGCGGTGCCCAACGCGCCAATAATCGACACCCAATCGTGCATCCACGCGAAGACCGGCTTCTGCAAGGTATGCGACAAGTTTTGCGAGCCGGGCGCCATCAACCACGACATGGAGGACGAGTCGGAGGAGATCGAGGTCGGAAGCATTATTCTGGCTACCGGATTTGAGCCTTTCGATTGCTCGGCGCTGCTCCAATACGGCTACGGCAGGCTGCCGAACGTGATAACCGGGCTGGAGTTCGAACTGATGAGCAATGCCGGCGGTCCTACGGGCGGCAAGATACTGACCGAGGATGGCAAGGCTCCGGCCAGCGTCGGGATTCTCCACTGCATCGGAAGCCGCGACGAGAACTACAACGAGTATTGCTCTCGCGTGTGCTGCATGTATGCGATGAAGTTCGCACACCTGGTCAGAGAGAAGACGCACGGCGACGTCTATGAGTTCTACATTGATCTGCGCGCGTTCGGCAAGGGATATGAGGAGTTCTACAAGCGGTGCCTCCGCGAGGACGTGATATTCATCCGGGGGAAGGGCGCGGAAGTGACCGACGTTTGTGAGACCCCCGAGGAGAGAGGTAAGCTGGTCATCATCTGCGAGGACACGCTGCTCGGCGAGGTGCGCAGGATTCCGGTGGACATGGTGATCCTGGCGACGGGGTTAGTGCCGCGGAAGGACGCTGCGGAGGTCGGCAGACGCTTCTCTGTCGGGCGGAGCAAGGACGGTTTCTTCCTGGAGCAGCATCCTAAGCTCGCTCCCATATCGACCGCTTCAGACGGCATCTTCTTGGCGGGCGCGTGCCAGGGACCCAAGGACATTCCGGATAGTGTGGCTCAGGGGGCGGCAGCGGCTGGTGCGGCTCTGTCCCTGTCTGGGGCAGGGGTGATTCATCTGGAGCCTATCACGTCCGCTATCGATGACAAGGTGTGCGGCGGCTGCAAGATCTGCATCAGCGTGTGTCCGTATGGCGCCATTACGTTTGACGATGAGAACAAGGTTTCCGTCGTGACCGAGGCTCTGTGCAAGGGCTGTGGAAGCTGCGCCTCCGGTTGCCCGTCCGGTGCGGCGCGGCAAAGGCACTTCGCAGATAATCAGATCTTAGCGGAGATCGCCGGCGCGCTGATGGAAGGGACTTAA
- a CDS encoding oxidoreductase, protein MDKLKFAIYWAAACGGCDVAILDINEKILDVAENVDIVLWPLALDFKYKDVAALPEKSVDVCLFNGAVRNSEQEEIAKLLRAKSKVLVAFGACACFGGIPSLGNVSNREKIFRKVYHDTLSTVNTDTVVPRTTHEVPEGELTLPEFYDVVRSLAQVIPVEYFIPGCPPPVDLILTAVTAILKGELPPAGATIASEKVLCDECERERSEEKTVKQFKRPWEMIPDRGKCFLEQGLVCAGPGTRGGCGARCVNVNMPCRGCFGAPPGVQDQGAKLLAAMASLVASDDPQEIARAVEGIDDPLGTFYRFGLANSTLGRVKS, encoded by the coding sequence ATGGACAAGCTCAAGTTTGCGATATACTGGGCGGCTGCCTGCGGCGGCTGTGATGTGGCCATACTCGACATCAACGAGAAGATACTGGACGTCGCCGAGAACGTAGACATCGTTCTCTGGCCCCTGGCTCTGGACTTCAAATACAAGGACGTCGCAGCCCTGCCGGAAAAATCGGTGGATGTGTGTCTGTTCAACGGAGCGGTGCGGAATTCGGAGCAAGAGGAGATTGCCAAGCTCCTCAGGGCTAAGAGCAAGGTGCTGGTTGCGTTCGGGGCCTGCGCGTGCTTCGGCGGCATTCCGAGTCTGGGTAACGTGTCCAATCGGGAGAAGATATTCCGCAAGGTGTACCACGATACATTGTCGACCGTGAACACGGACACCGTCGTTCCCCGCACCACGCATGAGGTGCCTGAGGGGGAGCTCACGCTTCCAGAGTTCTACGATGTTGTCAGGAGCCTTGCGCAGGTGATTCCCGTGGAGTACTTCATCCCCGGATGTCCGCCCCCGGTGGATCTGATTCTCACCGCGGTGACGGCCATTTTGAAGGGCGAGCTGCCCCCTGCCGGCGCAACCATCGCGTCGGAGAAAGTCCTCTGTGATGAGTGCGAGCGGGAGCGGTCGGAAGAGAAGACGGTCAAGCAGTTCAAGCGGCCGTGGGAGATGATCCCCGATAGGGGCAAATGCTTCTTGGAGCAGGGCCTCGTCTGCGCCGGGCCCGGCACGAGGGGTGGCTGCGGTGCGAGGTGCGTGAACGTCAACATGCCTTGCCGGGGCTGTTTCGGAGCTCCGCCCGGCGTTCAGGATCAAGGGGCCAAGCTGCTGGCCGCGATGGCCTCGCTGGTGGCGTCGGATGATCCTCAAGAGATAGCGCGGGCAGTAGAAGGTATCGACGACCCGCTGGGCACGTTCTACAGGTTCGGATTGGCAAATTCCACTTTGGGAAGAGTGAAGTCGTGA
- a CDS encoding hydrogenase maturation protease — MKTLILGLGNDLLSDDAVGLEVVRRLNREAKTPEIEIRETCAASLELVDFLVGFDRVIIVDAIKTGTGKVGDVRVLDPKDMESGRTPTSLHHVGLATVLAAGKALGVNMPTRVRVFGIETNEFSVFGGPCSPEVEAAVPKVIHLIRAELDGSVGRLA; from the coding sequence GTGAAGACGCTCATCTTGGGGCTTGGCAACGATCTCCTGTCAGACGACGCCGTAGGCCTCGAGGTCGTCCGGAGATTGAATCGGGAGGCCAAGACCCCGGAGATCGAGATAAGGGAAACTTGCGCCGCCAGCCTTGAACTCGTTGACTTCCTTGTCGGCTTCGATCGGGTCATCATCGTGGACGCCATCAAGACGGGAACCGGAAAGGTCGGCGATGTGCGTGTTCTCGACCCGAAGGACATGGAGAGCGGCAGGACTCCGACATCGTTGCACCACGTGGGCTTGGCCACAGTCCTCGCCGCGGGAAAAGCTCTCGGAGTCAACATGCCTACGCGCGTGCGCGTGTTCGGAATCGAGACGAACGAGTTCAGCGTGTTCGGCGGCCCGTGTTCTCCGGAGGTCGAAGCGGCTGTTCCCAAGGTCATTCATCTGATCCGCGCCGAACTGGACGGTTCGGTGGGCCGCCTAGCCTAA
- a CDS encoding hydrogenase iron-sulfur subunit — protein MAEGFQPRIVGFLCRWCSYLGADLAGTSRLQYPPNVVPIRVMCSGRVDPSFVLQALADGADGVLIAGCHPGDCHYQVGNYRAVARYSLLVRMLEQFGIEQERVRLEWVSAAEGEKFASVIADMTKQVRRLGPLNWRAVKHPVPAD, from the coding sequence ATGGCTGAGGGATTCCAACCAAGAATAGTCGGTTTCCTGTGCAGGTGGTGCTCGTATCTCGGCGCCGACCTGGCGGGGACGAGCCGCTTACAATACCCGCCGAACGTGGTTCCTATCCGAGTGATGTGTTCGGGGCGCGTCGATCCCTCTTTCGTGCTGCAGGCGTTGGCCGACGGGGCTGACGGCGTTCTTATCGCCGGCTGCCATCCAGGCGATTGCCACTACCAGGTCGGCAACTACCGTGCCGTGGCGCGTTACAGCTTGCTGGTGCGGATGTTGGAGCAATTTGGCATAGAGCAGGAAAGGGTCCGCCTGGAATGGGTGTCCGCCGCGGAGGGTGAAAAGTTCGCCTCGGTGATCGCGGACATGACGAAGCAAGTGCGGAGGCTCGGCCCACTCAACTGGCGAGCGGTGAAACATCCGGTTCCGGCGGACTAG
- a CDS encoding Ni/Fe hydrogenase subunit alpha — translation MAKERATRITIDPVTRLEGHAKIEIFLDDEGDVENAYFQVPELRGFEEFCAGRPVEELPRITPRICGVCPGAHHMAASKAVDAVFHVEPPPAGRKLRELFYCAHMIHSHIAHFYALAAPDFVLGPQADPAQRNILGIVAKVGLEIGGEVIKHRAYAQDIQAMIGGKATHPVCGVPGGMSKPIDEEERKRIEDMAKSTVEFAKFSLQLFNDVVLKNKEYVDIILGDVYTMHSYYMGLVDEKNKVNFYEGDVRVVDPEGKEFAKFKPAQYLDHVGEHVESWSYLKFPFLKQVGWKGLVEGNDSGVYRVAPLARLNAADGMATALAQEAYEAMFSTLGGKPVHATLANHWARLVELMYAAERLLELSQDPEITSPDVRSLPTATPDEGVGIVEAPRGTLFHHYKTDPRGMVTDVNLIVATGNNHAAICMSIKKAAQGLIKKGHATEGLLNMVEMAFRAYDPCFGCATHALPGEMPLVVRIRDSDGAPLQEIVR, via the coding sequence ATGGCAAAAGAGCGCGCGACGCGGATAACCATTGACCCGGTGACCCGATTGGAAGGCCACGCGAAGATCGAGATATTCCTCGACGACGAGGGTGATGTCGAGAACGCGTATTTCCAGGTGCCGGAACTGAGAGGGTTCGAGGAGTTTTGCGCGGGCAGGCCGGTGGAGGAGCTGCCTCGCATCACGCCCAGGATTTGCGGTGTCTGTCCCGGCGCCCACCATATGGCCGCTTCGAAAGCGGTGGACGCGGTGTTTCACGTCGAGCCGCCGCCCGCCGGCAGGAAGCTGCGAGAGCTTTTCTACTGCGCGCACATGATCCACTCGCACATAGCCCACTTCTATGCCTTGGCGGCTCCCGACTTCGTGTTGGGGCCCCAGGCCGACCCCGCGCAGCGCAACATCCTTGGGATAGTGGCCAAAGTGGGCCTGGAAATCGGCGGCGAGGTGATAAAACACCGGGCCTACGCCCAGGACATTCAAGCGATGATCGGAGGCAAGGCGACCCACCCGGTCTGTGGTGTTCCCGGCGGCATGAGCAAGCCGATTGACGAGGAAGAGCGCAAGCGAATCGAGGACATGGCGAAGTCCACCGTGGAGTTCGCCAAGTTCTCTCTGCAGTTGTTCAATGATGTGGTTCTCAAGAACAAGGAATATGTGGACATCATCCTCGGCGACGTCTACACGATGCATAGCTACTACATGGGGCTGGTGGATGAGAAGAACAAGGTCAACTTCTACGAGGGAGACGTACGTGTCGTGGACCCCGAGGGAAAGGAATTCGCCAAGTTCAAACCGGCTCAGTATCTCGATCACGTCGGCGAGCATGTGGAGTCGTGGTCGTATCTGAAGTTCCCGTTCCTCAAGCAAGTCGGTTGGAAGGGCCTGGTCGAGGGCAACGACAGCGGCGTCTACCGGGTCGCTCCGCTGGCCAGGCTCAACGCCGCCGATGGAATGGCGACCGCGCTCGCGCAGGAGGCGTATGAGGCGATGTTCTCCACCCTCGGCGGCAAGCCCGTGCACGCAACACTGGCGAACCATTGGGCCAGGCTCGTGGAGTTGATGTATGCCGCGGAGCGGCTTCTGGAACTCTCGCAGGACCCGGAGATTACCAGCCCCGATGTGCGTAGCCTTCCGACCGCGACGCCCGACGAGGGGGTGGGCATCGTCGAGGCTCCGCGGGGAACTCTCTTCCACCACTACAAGACCGATCCGCGCGGCATGGTCACCGACGTGAACCTAATCGTGGCAACCGGCAACAATCACGCGGCGATCTGCATGTCCATTAAGAAGGCGGCTCAGGGGCTGATCAAGAAAGGACACGCTACCGAGGGACTGCTCAACATGGTGGAGATGGCGTTCCGAGCCTATGACCCCTGCTTCGGGTGCGCGACCCATGCGCTCCCTGGGGAGATGCCGCTCGTGGTTCGGATTCGCGACAGCGACGGCGCGCCTTTGCAGGAGATTGTCAGGTGA